The DNA segment CATCTAAACTCAATTATTTTATATACAAAGTAAATAGTAATGATTTTGCTTACAATGATAGAATAGGGGACATTTACTTTATTGAAGATGGAGAAAAGTATTTCGTGAGTGGAAAGTTTGACAGAGAAAATTTTAATAGAGGTATTGGGGATTTTATATAGGAGGAAATATGAGAGTTAATGGCACTTTAATAAATTATTATTTTCATTGTAAAAGACAGTGTTGGCTTCATGGAAATAGAATTAATTTGGAGGACAATAGTGAGGATGTAAAGATAGGAAAGGCAATACATGAGGTTAAAAGTCATCAAAACAAACAAACTGAAATTACCATAGATAATATAAAAATTGACAGGCTCACTAAGGAGTATTTAACAGAAGTAAAAAAATCAGATGCAGATGTAGAAGCAGCTAAATGGCAGGTGATTTTATACTTAAAAGTACTAAGAGATAAAGGAATTGAAAGAAAAGGAAGATTGGAATTTGTAGAAAAAAACAAAGATAAAAAAACTTTTATAATTGAGCTTAATGATGAAAATATATTAGAGTTAGAGAAAATAACTAAGGATATTGAAAATTTATTGCTAGAAGATACTGCGCCACAGGTTATAAATGAACCTAAATGTAAAAAATGTGCATATTTTCAATATTGCTATGTATAGGAGGAAGTTATGGGAAGTACTAGATATATATCATCAATGGGGGAACTTACAAGAAAAGATAATTCACTTTGTTTTAGAAAAAATAATAAAAATGTATATATTCCTGTAGAAAACACAAAAGAAATCTATTGTCTTTCAGAAGTAAGTATTAACACTAAATTATTAGATTTTTTATCTAAAAATAATATTGTTGTTCATTTTTTTAATTATTACGAAGGGTATAGTGGCACATTCTACCCTAAGGGTCAATATAATAGTGGAAAATTACTTGTAAAACAGGTAGAAGCTTTTAAGGAAAATAGACTAGTAATTGCAAAAGCTTTTGTTAAAGGCATAGCTGATAATATATATGAAGTTTTGTATCATTATTATAGACATGATAATGGTAAAATAAAAGATACACTGGATTGGATAAAAGATTTTATGCCTGATAATTTAGATAAGGCTACAGATATAAAAATGATAATGCAGGTTGAAGGTGAAACTTGGCAGAGATTTTATAGTGAATTTAAAAACATACTTCCAGAAGATTTTGTTATGAATAAAAGGGTAAAAAGGCCACCAGATAATCCTATAAATGCGCTTATATCCTTTGGAAATACATTGTTATATGCTAAAACTATTACCGCAATATATAACACTCACTTG comes from the Haloimpatiens sp. FM7315 genome and includes:
- the cas4 gene encoding CRISPR-associated protein Cas4, which codes for MRVNGTLINYYFHCKRQCWLHGNRINLEDNSEDVKIGKAIHEVKSHQNKQTEITIDNIKIDRLTKEYLTEVKKSDADVEAAKWQVILYLKVLRDKGIERKGRLEFVEKNKDKKTFIIELNDENILELEKITKDIENLLLEDTAPQVINEPKCKKCAYFQYCYV